The genomic stretch AGCAGAAGCAGTCAGGTTGGTTGGATCTACTTGTATCTTGGTAGGTATTCGTCCAGAGATCGCGCAGACAATCGTCAACCTAGGAATAGATCTTAGTAAGTTCCCGACGAAAAGCTCTTTGCGTAAAGGTTTCACAGCAGCATTAGAAATGACGAATCAGATGATCGTACAAACAAACAGCGAAGAACAGACGATAGAAGAGCTGATCGATTCGCTTGATAGGAGTGAACAATCGTGAGAATTCCAATATTGAAGCTGCACAATTACCTGCTGATCAGCATTCAGATTGATTTGGATGACCAAACTGCCATCCAGTTTCAGGAAGACTTGCTCAATAAGATTCACCAGAGCGGTGCAACAGGGGTTGTCATTGATTTGACTTCTGTGGATATTATTGATTCCTTCATCGCTAAAGTACTGGGTGATGTTGTAACGATGTCAGATTTAATGGGGGCAAAAGTCGTTTTGACAGGCATCCAGCCAGCTGTAGCAGTTACACTTATTGACTTGGGAATCCATTTGAATGAGGTAACAACAGCATTAGATTTAGAACAAGGATTGATTAAACTGCGCCAGGAACTGGAGGAGTGATCATGGACTTCAGAACCTGCGTAAATATACAGAAAGAATGGGACATTGTCGGTGCAAGACAGTTTGGCCGCGATTTTTCGAAAAAGCTTGGCTTTGGTATTGTTGACCAAGCACGTATTGCGACAGCTATCTCGGAGCTTGCCCGTAATATCTACCTGTACGCCGGAAGCGGCAAAATCTGTTTTGATGAGGTAGAGAATGTCGGATCGCGCGGTATCTGCATTGTCTCCCTTGATACAGGTCCCGGTATAAAAGATATCAGTCAGGTCATGGAGGATGGTTTCTCCACGTCTGGAGGTCTGGGCGCAGGTCTTCCAGGTGTAAAACGGCTGATGGATGAATTTGATATCACATCAAAAGAAGGCGAAGGGACCGAGATCAGAGTCGTTAAATGGGTTCGTTAGAGGAGGATGATGCCAGATGGATGCGCTAAAACTAGATCTGTCTCACTATCGGCAATTGCTAAAGCAATATATCGATACACAAGATGAGTCTGCCTTGTACGAGGCAGAGCAAATTAGTAAACGCTCCATACAGCATAATATATCGCTGGAGGAGATCATCAACACACATATTAATGCGCTGGAAGGGATTTATCCAGACCTTCCGGAGAACATCCAGCACTCGATGAGTTTTTTGCTGGAGGTTATGATTTCTTATGGTTTGGCACTGCAGGAATTCCAGGACTTGCGTGAATCACAGCTTGAGATCAAATCAGAGATTTCTGTGGCAGCTCGTATGCAAAACACATTGCTATCGACAGTGAAGCCGGACGTAGAGGGCTTTGACATTGGAGTTGTCAGTGTTCCAGCCAATCAGATGAACGGTGATTATCATCATTTTATTCATCACACAGATGGTACTGTCGGCATAACGGTAGCAGATGTAATCGGAAAGGGTATTCCTGCTGCGCTATGTATGTCGATGATCAAGTATGCGATGGAGAGTTTTCCTTCAGAGCATAAAAATCCGAGTGAAATATTAGAAAGCCTTAACCGAGTAGTGGAACGGAACGTCGACCCAAGTATGTTTATCACGATGTTCTATGCCCTTTTCAATCCGGCTGCTAGCACGATTTCCTATTCATCGGCCGGTCATGAACCAGGCTTTTATTATCACGCTGCTGATGATACATTTGAGGAAATTCGAGCAAAAGGTGTCGTTCTTGGGGTGACAGATACAGCACAATATCGGCAGTATGAAAGAGAGATTCATGCTGGTGATATGATTATTTTGCTGACCGATGGTGTTACCGAATGCCGCCAGGGTGATCGGTTCATAGAAAGTGAAGAAGTGCTTGAAGTAATCAAAAGCTTTTCCCATCTTCCGGCCCAGGAACTGGTGGAGAGCGTGTACAGACATTTCGAGAAACTCCAAGATTTTCATCT from Terribacillus sp. DMT04 encodes the following:
- a CDS encoding STAS domain-containing protein gives rise to the protein MRIPILKLHNYLLISIQIDLDDQTAIQFQEDLLNKIHQSGATGVVIDLTSVDIIDSFIAKVLGDVVTMSDLMGAKVVLTGIQPAVAVTLIDLGIHLNEVTTALDLEQGLIKLRQELEE
- a CDS encoding anti-sigma regulatory factor, which codes for MDFRTCVNIQKEWDIVGARQFGRDFSKKLGFGIVDQARIATAISELARNIYLYAGSGKICFDEVENVGSRGICIVSLDTGPGIKDISQVMEDGFSTSGGLGAGLPGVKRLMDEFDITSKEGEGTEIRVVKWVR
- a CDS encoding PP2C family protein-serine/threonine phosphatase, with translation MDALKLDLSHYRQLLKQYIDTQDESALYEAEQISKRSIQHNISLEEIINTHINALEGIYPDLPENIQHSMSFLLEVMISYGLALQEFQDLRESQLEIKSEISVAARMQNTLLSTVKPDVEGFDIGVVSVPANQMNGDYHHFIHHTDGTVGITVADVIGKGIPAALCMSMIKYAMESFPSEHKNPSEILESLNRVVERNVDPSMFITMFYALFNPAASTISYSSAGHEPGFYYHAADDTFEEIRAKGVVLGVTDTAQYRQYEREIHAGDMIILLTDGVTECRQGDRFIESEEVLEVIKSFSHLPAQELVESVYRHFEKLQDFHLRDDFTLIIIKKDV